One segment of Dolichospermum sp. DET69 DNA contains the following:
- a CDS encoding tetratricopeptide repeat protein — MKMSKLTTLVFVLGAILYSPKVDAQNVPNILESGRESKLLLVQVNSQDPKFYIKRGEARLESGDVKGALEDFNQALHLNSNDAEAYNNIGAVRYESGDLKGAMEYLNKSIRLDPNDAVVYSNRGIARFQSGDAKGAIEDLNKALHLNPNSVEAYVNRGVIRRKSGDMKGAIEDLNKALRLNPNSVKAYNQRSSTRSELGDTKGAIEDLNKALRLNPNSVEAYNNRGLARRESGDAKGAIEDLNKALRLNPNSVEAYNNRGLARTDLGDAKGAIEDFNQALRINPNIALSHSNRGFARFQSGDVKGAIEDNNQALRLNPNLGIAHYNRGYARFQSGDVKGAMEDYNQALRLDPNLGVAYSNRGIARFQSGDVKGAIEDYNQALRLNPNFAQTYDSRAFARAESGDLKGAIEDLNQVLRLNPNLADAYSKRSFIRLQLGDMKGATEDFNQALHINPKYAEAYVMRGLALAKLGDLQGAMADYNQALRLNPTLAEAYVSRGALLAQIGDIKGAIANLQKASELFQQQGKIAEYQSTLNLLREINNK; from the coding sequence ATGAAAATGTCAAAATTAACAACTTTAGTTTTTGTGTTAGGAGCAATATTATATAGCCCTAAAGTTGATGCTCAAAATGTACCGAATATTTTAGAGTCAGGAAGAGAATCAAAATTACTGTTAGTACAAGTTAATTCACAAGATCCAAAATTTTACATCAAGCGTGGTGAAGCCCGATTGGAATCAGGAGATGTGAAAGGTGCGCTGGAAGATTTTAACCAAGCACTGCATCTTAATTCTAATGATGCCGAGGCTTACAATAACATAGGTGCTGTTCGGTATGAATCAGGAGATTTGAAAGGAGCGATGGAGTATTTAAATAAATCCATACGTCTTGATCCTAATGATGCAGTAGTCTACAGCAATCGAGGCATTGCCCGCTTTCAGTCGGGAGATGCGAAAGGAGCAATTGAAGATTTGAATAAAGCTTTGCATCTTAATCCCAACTCTGTAGAAGCCTACGTAAACAGAGGTGTTATTCGCCGTAAATCGGGAGATATGAAAGGAGCAATTGAAGATTTGAATAAAGCTTTGCGTCTTAATCCTAACTCTGTAAAAGCCTACAATCAAAGGAGTTCTACCCGCAGCGAATTGGGAGATACCAAAGGAGCAATTGAAGATTTGAATAAAGCTTTGCGTCTTAATCCTAACTCTGTAGAAGCCTACAATAACCGGGGTCTTGCCCGCCGTGAATCGGGAGATGCGAAAGGAGCAATTGAAGATTTGAATAAAGCTTTGCGTCTTAATCCTAACTCTGTAGAAGCCTATAATAACCGAGGTCTTGCCCGTACTGACTTAGGAGATGCGAAAGGGGCGATTGAAGATTTCAACCAAGCACTACGTATTAATCCTAACATTGCATTATCCCACAGTAATCGAGGTTTTGCCCGATTTCAATCAGGAGATGTGAAAGGGGCAATTGAAGATAACAACCAAGCCCTGCGTCTTAATCCTAACCTTGGAATAGCCCACTATAACCGAGGTTATGCCCGGTTTCAATCAGGAGATGTGAAAGGAGCTATGGAAGATTATAACCAAGCTCTGCGTCTTGATCCTAATCTTGGAGTAGCCTACTCTAACCGAGGCATTGCCCGCTTTCAATCGGGAGATGTGAAAGGGGCAATTGAAGATTACAACCAAGCTTTACGTCTTAATCCCAACTTTGCACAAACCTACGATAGCCGAGCTTTTGCCCGCGCTGAATCAGGAGATTTGAAAGGAGCAATTGAAGATTTAAATCAAGTTCTGCGTCTTAATCCTAACCTTGCAGATGCTTACAGCAAGCGAAGTTTTATCCGCCTTCAATTGGGAGATATGAAAGGGGCGACCGAAGATTTCAACCAAGCACTACATATCAATCCTAAATATGCAGAAGCCTATGTAATGAGAGGTCTTGCCCTCGCTAAATTAGGAGATTTGCAAGGAGCAATGGCAGATTACAACCAAGCCTTACGTCTTAATCCTACTCTTGCAGAAGCCTACGTAAGCAGAGGTGCTTTACTCGCTCAAATAGGCGATATAAAAGGAGCGATCGCTAATTTACAAAAAGCATCTGAACTATTTCAACAACAAGGAAAAATAGCCGAATATCAGTCTACTCTTAATTTACTTCGGGAGATAAATAATAAGTAG
- a CDS encoding NAD(P)/FAD-dependent oxidoreductase, producing the protein MQEYDVIIIGAGHNGLVCAAYLLKAGYSVLLLEKRPVPGGAATTEECIPDKAPGFKFNLCAIDHEFIHLGPVVEELELTKYGLEYLECDPVVFCPHPDGKYFLAHKSLEKTCAEIARYNERDAKKYAEFTDYWQRAINAMIPMFNAPPKSIIDIFGNYNLQQVKDLFSVVGSPAKSFDFVRTMLNSAEDILNEWFDEEFLKAPLARLASELGAPPSQKNLAIGVMMMAMRHNPGMARPRGGTGALVQALVKLVTTKGGVILTDQHVEKIIIDDAKAVGVRVANGKEYLAKHGVISNIDAQRLFLQMTEQSDIDAVDPDLWERLKRRIINNNETILKIDLALDEPLNFSDHDHKDEYLIGSILIADSMNHVEQAHSKCTLGEIPDSDPSMYVVMPSALDPSLAPPGKHTLWIEFFAPYQIAGAEGTGLKGTGWTDELKNKVADRVVDKLATYSPNLQKSIIARRVESPAELGERLGSYKGNYYHIDMTMDQMIFFRPLPELANYKTPIENLFLTGAGTHPGGSISGMPGRNCARVFLQNKQPFSQALKDAGNSIKSTVGSVFGIG; encoded by the coding sequence ATGCAAGAATACGACGTTATCATCATCGGTGCTGGACACAACGGCTTAGTTTGTGCGGCTTATTTACTCAAAGCAGGTTATAGTGTTCTGTTACTAGAAAAACGTCCTGTTCCTGGTGGTGCAGCAACAACAGAAGAATGTATCCCAGATAAAGCACCAGGTTTTAAATTTAATTTGTGTGCCATTGACCATGAATTTATCCATTTGGGTCCAGTAGTTGAAGAATTAGAACTGACAAAATATGGCTTAGAATATCTAGAATGTGACCCAGTTGTATTTTGTCCTCACCCCGACGGTAAATATTTTTTAGCTCATAAATCATTAGAAAAAACCTGTGCAGAAATTGCTCGTTATAATGAAAGAGATGCTAAAAAATATGCCGAATTTACAGATTATTGGCAACGGGCAATTAACGCCATGATTCCCATGTTCAATGCCCCACCCAAATCAATTATAGATATTTTTGGCAATTACAATCTTCAACAAGTTAAAGATTTATTTTCTGTAGTTGGTTCTCCCGCTAAAAGCTTTGATTTTGTGCGAACAATGCTTAATAGTGCTGAGGATATTCTCAATGAATGGTTTGATGAAGAATTTTTGAAAGCACCCCTAGCTAGATTAGCATCAGAATTAGGAGCGCCACCTTCTCAAAAAAATCTGGCAATTGGGGTGATGATGATGGCTATGCGTCATAATCCTGGTATGGCTAGACCTCGCGGTGGTACAGGTGCATTGGTGCAAGCATTGGTGAAATTAGTGACTACGAAAGGTGGAGTAATTCTCACAGACCAGCACGTAGAAAAGATTATCATTGATGATGCTAAAGCTGTAGGTGTGCGGGTGGCAAATGGTAAAGAATATTTAGCAAAACATGGAGTAATTTCTAATATTGATGCCCAAAGATTGTTTTTACAAATGACTGAACAAAGTGATATTGATGCAGTTGATCCTGATTTATGGGAAAGGTTAAAACGCCGCATTATCAACAACAATGAAACTATCCTGAAAATAGATTTAGCATTAGATGAACCGCTGAATTTTTCTGATCATGATCATAAGGATGAATATCTCATTGGTTCAATTCTAATTGCCGATTCTATGAATCATGTAGAACAAGCTCATAGTAAATGTACATTAGGGGAAATTCCCGATTCTGACCCCTCCATGTATGTTGTTATGCCTAGCGCCCTTGACCCCAGTTTAGCACCACCGGGGAAACATACTTTATGGATTGAATTTTTTGCTCCTTATCAAATTGCTGGTGCAGAAGGTACAGGTTTAAAAGGGACAGGTTGGACTGATGAATTGAAAAATAAAGTGGCAGATAGAGTAGTGGATAAATTAGCAACTTATTCGCCAAATTTGCAAAAATCAATCATTGCTAGAAGAGTCGAAAGTCCAGCGGAATTAGGAGAAAGATTAGGATCATACAAAGGTAATTATTATCATATTGATATGACGATGGATCAAATGATCTTTTTCCGACCTTTGCCAGAATTAGCCAATTATAAAACCCCCATTGAAAATCTCTTTTTAACAGGTGCAGGAACACACCCCGGTGGTTCAATTTCCGGTATGCCAGGACGCAATTGTGCGCGGGTATTCTTGCAGAATAAACAACCCTTTAGTCAGGCTTTAAAGGATGCAGGAAACTCAATTAAGTCTACAGTGGGTTCTGTATTTGGGATAGGATAG
- a CDS encoding cytochrome P450, with protein MQLLPGPKVPATIQVLNWIFRPMPYMVECAKTYGDLFTLKLQSSLPPLLFVHSPEAMQQILSNDHKELEAPGDLNSIFEYLLGKNSVISLSGKEHQRQRQLIMPPFHGERMRTYAEIIENITIKTINKQPKNQPFNIRNVSQEITLGVMMEAVFGIYEGERPEKLKQLLCEIIEQSSSRLSVTFLYFPQLKEMFGISEIWKQKMKKMEESDQIIYQEIQERRENFDPSRTDILTLLMAARDEEGQPMTDEELRDELMTLLVAGHETTATAISWAFYWIHKLPEVREKLLAELDSLGENPDSNTIFKLPYLTAICNETLRIYPVGMLTFPRKVKTPISVCGHQLEPGTIIMGSIYLTHQREDIYPQPEKFNPERFLEKQFSPYEFLPFGGGARRCIGLAFAQMEMKLILATVMKTWSMQLIDTQEIKPQRRGLVTGPNAPINLVIENIRQPISVKLETVKV; from the coding sequence ATGCAACTACTACCAGGACCAAAAGTACCAGCTACTATTCAAGTGTTAAACTGGATTTTCAGACCTATGCCTTATATGGTAGAATGTGCCAAAACCTATGGTGATTTGTTTACTTTGAAATTACAAAGTAGTTTACCACCTCTGCTATTTGTACATTCTCCTGAAGCTATGCAGCAGATATTAAGTAATGATCATAAAGAGTTGGAAGCACCAGGAGATTTGAACAGTATTTTTGAATATTTACTGGGCAAGAATTCTGTCATTAGTCTGAGTGGGAAAGAACATCAACGGCAACGGCAATTAATTATGCCCCCTTTTCATGGGGAAAGAATGCGAACTTATGCAGAAATAATTGAAAATATCACCATAAAAACTATCAATAAACAACCAAAAAATCAACCTTTTAATATCAGAAATGTTTCTCAAGAGATTACACTTGGGGTAATGATGGAAGCTGTTTTTGGTATTTATGAAGGAGAACGCCCTGAAAAACTTAAACAGTTACTTTGTGAAATTATCGAACAAAGTAGTAGCAGATTGAGTGTTACTTTTCTGTATTTTCCTCAATTAAAGGAGATGTTTGGGATTTCAGAAATTTGGAAACAAAAAATGAAGAAGATGGAGGAATCTGACCAAATTATTTACCAAGAAATTCAAGAAAGAAGAGAAAATTTTGATCCTTCTCGAACAGATATCCTCACTCTACTTATGGCTGCTAGAGATGAAGAAGGTCAACCTATGACTGATGAAGAATTAAGAGATGAATTAATGACTTTATTAGTTGCAGGTCATGAAACTACAGCTACAGCGATTTCTTGGGCTTTTTACTGGATTCATAAACTCCCAGAAGTGCGAGAAAAACTATTAGCAGAATTGGATAGTTTGGGAGAAAATCCTGATTCTAATACCATCTTTAAATTACCATATTTAACTGCCATTTGTAATGAAACATTAAGAATTTATCCTGTAGGAATGTTGACTTTTCCCCGCAAAGTGAAAACACCTATTTCTGTTTGTGGTCATCAACTTGAACCAGGGACAATTATCATGGGTTCAATTTATTTAACTCATCAACGGGAAGATATTTATCCCCAACCCGAAAAATTTAACCCAGAACGCTTTTTAGAAAAACAATTTTCACCTTATGAATTTCTCCCATTTGGAGGTGGTGCAAGACGTTGTATAGGTTTAGCATTTGCCCAAATGGAAATGAAATTAATATTAGCTACAGTCATGAAAACATGGTCAATGCAATTAATTGATACTCAGGAAATTAAACCACAAAGACGGGGTTTAGTCACTGGTCCAAATGCTCCTATTAATCTAGTGATTGAGAATATTCGTCAACCAATATCTGTAAAATTAGAAACAGTGAAAGTTTAA
- the folP gene encoding dihydropteroate synthase: protein MSHNLTIRDHCFAWGKRTYIMGILNVTPDSFSDGGKFNTTSAALNQAQAMVAAGADIIDIGGQSTRPGAEQISLEAELERVISVLELLRPLIDVPISVDTTRAEVAKAAIIAGADIVNDISAGTFDPQMLPTVASLNVPIVLMHIRGKPQTMQKFTDYEDLIPDIYQFLAQKITEATLLGIDPNKIIIDPGIGFAKNHEQNLEIFRRLESLKTLNSPILVGASRKSFIGNILNQPDPKARVWGTAAACCAAIFNGADILRVHDVEEIQQVTLVADAIYREG, encoded by the coding sequence ATGTCTCATAACTTAACTATCAGAGATCACTGTTTTGCTTGGGGAAAGCGGACTTATATCATGGGGATTTTGAATGTCACCCCTGATAGTTTTAGTGATGGTGGTAAATTTAACACCACATCAGCCGCTTTAAACCAGGCACAGGCAATGGTGGCGGCTGGTGCTGACATTATTGATATTGGTGGACAATCAACCCGTCCAGGGGCAGAACAAATATCCCTAGAAGCAGAACTGGAGCGAGTGATATCAGTTTTGGAGTTGCTTCGTCCACTAATTGATGTCCCCATTTCCGTAGATACAACTAGAGCAGAAGTAGCTAAAGCTGCAATTATCGCTGGGGCTGATATAGTTAATGATATTTCTGCTGGTACATTTGACCCGCAAATGTTGCCAACTGTTGCTAGTTTAAATGTGCCGATTGTGTTAATGCACATCCGAGGAAAACCCCAAACTATGCAGAAATTCACAGATTATGAAGATCTAATTCCTGATATTTATCAATTTTTAGCTCAGAAAATTACCGAAGCTACACTTTTGGGAATTGACCCAAATAAAATAATTATTGATCCTGGTATTGGTTTTGCTAAAAACCATGAGCAAAATTTAGAAATTTTTCGCCGTTTAGAATCATTAAAAACCCTCAATTCTCCAATTCTGGTGGGAGCATCTCGTAAAAGTTTTATAGGTAATATTCTCAATCAACCAGATCCGAAAGCAAGAGTCTGGGGAACAGCCGCAGCTTGTTGTGCAGCGATTTTTAATGGTGCAGATATCCTTCGAGTTCACGATGTTGAAGAAATCCAACAAGTTACTTTAGTAGCAGATGCTATTTATCGTGAAGGTTAA
- a CDS encoding serine/threonine protein kinase, which produces MEVGVLLVNRYEICQQLSKKAARQTFLAKDLHTQQLVIVKTLQLGQEFQWDDLKLFEREAKTLQNLNHPGIPKYLDYFEAEIDNIKSFFLIQTYIDAPSLETVIRNGRKFSEVEVIELAKSFLNILTYLHEQIPPIIHRDIKPSNILLTNRSGNSIGNLYLVDFGSVQTVASKDSGTMTIVGSYGYMPFEQFSGQTTIASDLYSFGMTLIYLMTGVHPAELPQVNGRVQVKNIAISNKLIRWLEKMTHPFPDQRFDSAKVAMAELKSKNESHSDDSHLRPVGSKVKIYRDQNKLEIVLEKYELGVMSIALPLIILSIVAGMLFTSGIAVLVCFGLITLGVLIRPVAAVINTTNLRYKIISINRNSTIRIGFSDDISKPTRWTDPSSVNKINLLVYNAGYTFDNYLNDQGRVVKVTYAITTYPKLFMYAGSIEYEVSHQNPHNLQYLSQCELLWLGQEISDFLGIEMKVIYPTPKVPPEIGCGGGC; this is translated from the coding sequence ATGGAAGTTGGAGTTCTCTTAGTCAATCGCTACGAAATCTGCCAACAGCTTAGTAAAAAGGCAGCAAGACAGACATTCTTAGCCAAGGATTTACATACTCAACAATTAGTTATCGTCAAGACTTTACAACTTGGTCAAGAATTTCAGTGGGATGACTTGAAACTATTTGAGCGCGAAGCAAAAACCTTGCAAAACTTAAATCACCCTGGAATCCCAAAATATCTGGATTACTTTGAAGCAGAAATTGATAATATTAAGAGTTTCTTTCTCATCCAAACCTATATTGATGCTCCTTCTCTAGAAACAGTAATTCGTAATGGACGAAAATTTTCTGAAGTTGAAGTCATTGAACTAGCTAAAAGTTTTTTAAATATCCTCACCTATCTACACGAACAAATCCCACCAATAATTCATCGAGATATTAAACCAAGTAATATTCTCTTGACTAACCGTTCTGGTAATAGTATCGGCAATCTCTATTTAGTGGACTTTGGTTCAGTACAAACTGTAGCGAGTAAAGATAGTGGGACGATGACTATAGTGGGTAGCTATGGTTATATGCCTTTTGAACAATTCTCTGGGCAAACAACAATAGCTTCAGATTTGTATAGTTTTGGGATGACTCTAATTTATTTAATGACGGGAGTTCACCCTGCTGAACTGCCACAAGTTAATGGAAGAGTACAAGTCAAAAATATTGCTATTAGTAATAAGTTGATCCGATGGTTGGAGAAGATGACACATCCTTTTCCTGATCAACGATTTGATTCTGCAAAAGTAGCAATGGCTGAACTTAAATCTAAAAATGAAAGTCATAGCGATGATTCCCATCTCAGACCTGTTGGTAGCAAGGTAAAAATATACCGAGATCAAAATAAACTAGAAATAGTGTTGGAAAAATATGAACTAGGAGTGATGAGTATAGCATTACCATTAATAATCCTATCTATTGTTGCTGGGATGTTATTTACATCAGGAATTGCTGTTTTGGTTTGCTTTGGTTTAATTACTTTAGGTGTGCTTATACGTCCGGTTGCAGCCGTAATTAATACAACTAATTTAAGATATAAAATCATATCTATTAATCGGAACTCGACTATCAGGATAGGCTTTAGTGATGACATATCAAAACCTACACGATGGACTGACCCATCTTCGGTCAACAAAATTAATCTTTTAGTGTATAACGCCGGCTATACATTTGATAACTATTTAAATGACCAAGGGAGGGTAGTAAAAGTAACCTATGCAATAACAACTTATCCCAAGTTATTTATGTACGCAGGTAGTATCGAATACGAAGTTAGTCATCAAAATCCTCATAATCTTCAATACTTATCTCAATGTGAATTATTATGGCTAGGACAGGAAATAAGTGATTTTTTAGGGATAGAAATGAAAGTTATTTATCCAACTCCAAAAGTGCCACCAGAAATTGGCTGTGGAGGAGGTTGTTGA
- a CDS encoding HNH endonuclease has product MSTYISESLRKKIIDRDKSRCCYCLTSEANSGIPMTYDHIQPVSKGGETTFENLCLACRSCNEFKSDVVESIDPLSGETIQLFNPRQQKWTDHFGWSADGTRLEGINAIGRTTIVKLRINNPVILIARKRWVISGWHPPLD; this is encoded by the coding sequence GTGTCTACATATATTTCTGAAAGTTTAAGAAAAAAAATTATAGATAGGGATAAATCACGTTGCTGTTATTGCTTAACATCTGAAGCAAATAGCGGTATTCCTATGACTTATGATCATATTCAACCAGTTTCTAAGGGTGGAGAAACAACTTTTGAAAATCTCTGTTTAGCTTGTCGTTCATGTAACGAATTCAAAAGTGATGTAGTTGAATCTATAGATCCTTTGAGTGGTGAAACTATACAACTTTTTAACCCTCGTCAACAGAAATGGACTGACCATTTTGGATGGAGTGCTGATGGTACAAGATTAGAAGGTATAAATGCTATTGGTCGCACCACAATAGTCAAGCTACGAATCAATAATCCAGTAATTCTTATTGCTCGAAAGCGTTGGGTAATTAGTGGTTGGCATCCTCCTCTTGATTGA
- a CDS encoding triose-phosphate isomerase: MRKIVIAGNWKMFKTQAESADFLSGFLSHLEDTPSEREIVLFPPFTDLSLVSKSLHGSRVNLGAQNVHWEENGAYTGEISAPMLTEMGVRYVIVGHSERRQFFGETDVTVNLRLKAAQKHGLIPILCVGETKQQRDAEETESIISTQLKKDLVDIDQTNLIIAYEPIWAIGTGDTCESKEANRVIGLIRSQLTNPLVPIQYGGSVNPNNIDEIMAQPEIDGALVGGASLKADSFARIVNYQ, from the coding sequence GTGCGGAAAATCGTTATTGCTGGTAACTGGAAAATGTTTAAAACCCAGGCAGAATCCGCAGACTTTTTAAGCGGATTTTTGTCTCACCTGGAGGATACCCCCTCAGAACGAGAAATTGTACTGTTTCCTCCCTTCACTGATTTAAGCTTAGTGTCCAAATCTTTACATGGTAGCCGTGTAAATTTAGGCGCACAAAACGTCCACTGGGAAGAGAATGGAGCATATACAGGCGAAATCTCTGCCCCTATGCTTACAGAAATGGGTGTGCGTTATGTAATTGTTGGCCACAGCGAAAGACGGCAGTTTTTTGGAGAAACAGACGTAACCGTGAATCTCCGGCTCAAAGCTGCTCAAAAGCATGGACTCATCCCCATTCTCTGTGTTGGGGAAACCAAACAACAACGAGATGCAGAGGAAACAGAATCAATAATTAGCACCCAGTTAAAAAAAGACTTAGTAGACATCGATCAAACCAACTTGATCATTGCCTATGAGCCAATTTGGGCAATTGGGACTGGTGATACCTGTGAATCGAAGGAAGCAAATCGGGTAATTGGCTTAATTCGCAGTCAATTAACTAATCCCCTAGTTCCTATCCAATATGGCGGTTCAGTCAACCCGAATAATATTGATGAAATTATGGCACAACCAGAAATTGACGGCGCTCTCGTTGGTGGCGCTAGTCTAAAAGCTGATAGTTTTGCCAGAATTGTCAACTATCAATAA
- a CDS encoding phosphoketolase yields the protein MTAITTKTTSAVPNFCEGIQYFGEALPNFEKYGATPIIESGKIAIANPTDINAVYQTLLAADALRYLTLQVAASKASGHPGGFASQAEAYAALVMLGHKNIITEVGHHAPGFYSAMFLDRSLEDMGISTVQQLRDRFREKHGLLGHLSGFIPGILAPAGPLGQGQHFAMSAALLHRDKLFPFTLGDGGLGEPYIMSAMAHFNTAYPTVTNFLPILVWNGYSQEHHSMVSLKTNEEMIAFWKGNGFAEFVLVNAKDFDDQNQTGDYVDSTAFSFEKRLEFTKAVLVGMDKAARSALSGKLTVFIIKQLKGAGVHALGAKSHNLYPKDTLDAPHIVAALQKRALSAAAWQIVRTNAERAGGGPAAKTVVTEFELPLADLGELPLEEYKVGPIPQVSTTAMGRLVGIVGNKDKNFLVTNADGNEASGIANINQALKINHPTTDDLYNQAPGGQVYEPLSEDACAGLAAGLSLMGARTLWCSYESFAINGLPIWQTVTQAMAELRRKTPSTITLFTAGALEQGRNGWTHQRPEIEAYFASLMRTGNVFPLFPPDANSIQVCYDWALQTKNKGIVITASKSPLPIRTTLKQTEEGLEKGAILLHEIAGGKTVVLAVIGDMTLIPAFEAAAFLETEGIGVKIVSIINPRRLYRPHDTAWETCSEADGGFLSDADFEDLFGGDALIGVTGGAAAMLEPIMLRSNSKRDTFAWKRGETTASAGELMAFNGLTAEALTKRAIELVH from the coding sequence ATGACAGCAATTACGACAAAGACAACTTCCGCAGTTCCAAATTTTTGTGAAGGTATCCAATATTTTGGGGAAGCATTGCCAAATTTTGAAAAATATGGGGCAACGCCGATTATAGAATCTGGTAAAATAGCGATCGCAAATCCCACCGATATAAATGCAGTATATCAAACATTACTGGCTGCCGATGCCCTGCGCTACTTAACCCTACAAGTCGCCGCTAGTAAGGCTTCTGGACATCCCGGCGGTTTTGCCAGCCAAGCAGAAGCTTATGCAGCTTTGGTCATGCTGGGACATAAAAACATTATCACCGAAGTTGGACACCACGCCCCTGGTTTCTATAGTGCCATGTTCTTAGACCGCTCCTTAGAAGACATGGGCATTTCTACAGTACAACAATTGCGCGATCGCTTTCGAGAAAAGCATGGATTATTAGGACACCTTTCCGGCTTCATTCCCGGTATTCTTGCCCCTGCTGGACCCCTGGGACAAGGGCAACATTTCGCCATGTCTGCTGCACTCCTACACCGTGATAAACTCTTCCCCTTCACCCTGGGAGACGGGGGACTGGGTGAACCCTATATCATGAGTGCAATGGCGCATTTTAACACCGCTTACCCCACTGTTACCAACTTCTTACCCATATTAGTGTGGAACGGTTACAGCCAAGAACACCACAGCATGGTATCTCTGAAAACCAACGAAGAGATGATTGCATTCTGGAAAGGTAACGGTTTTGCGGAATTCGTGTTAGTAAATGCCAAAGATTTTGACGACCAAAATCAAACTGGTGATTATGTTGATAGTACCGCATTTTCTTTTGAGAAGCGCCTAGAATTTACCAAAGCCGTATTAGTAGGAATGGATAAAGCTGCGCGTTCTGCACTGAGCGGAAAATTAACAGTATTTATTATCAAACAACTCAAAGGGGCTGGGGTTCATGCTTTAGGTGCAAAATCCCACAACCTCTATCCTAAAGATACATTAGACGCGCCCCATATCGTCGCAGCTTTACAAAAACGGGCATTATCAGCAGCAGCATGGCAAATTGTGCGGACAAATGCCGAACGTGCGGGGGGAGGTCCAGCAGCTAAAACTGTGGTGACAGAATTTGAATTACCCTTAGCAGATTTAGGGGAATTACCATTAGAAGAATATAAAGTCGGTCCAATTCCTCAAGTTTCCACAACCGCAATGGGTAGGTTAGTGGGAATAGTCGGAAATAAAGATAAAAATTTCCTAGTTACCAACGCTGACGGTAACGAAGCATCAGGAATTGCTAACATTAACCAAGCTTTAAAAATCAATCATCCTACTACCGATGATTTATATAATCAAGCCCCAGGAGGTCAAGTTTACGAACCTTTGAGCGAAGATGCTTGTGCAGGTTTAGCCGCTGGTTTATCCTTAATGGGGGCGAGAACTTTGTGGTGTTCCTACGAATCTTTTGCTATCAATGGTTTACCAATTTGGCAAACTGTCACCCAAGCAATGGCAGAATTACGCCGCAAAACACCCTCAACAATTACATTATTTACAGCGGGGGCCTTAGAACAAGGTCGCAACGGTTGGACACACCAAAGACCAGAAATTGAAGCTTATTTTGCTTCTTTGATGAGAACCGGAAATGTCTTCCCATTATTTCCCCCTGATGCTAACAGTATTCAAGTCTGTTATGACTGGGCTTTGCAAACAAAAAATAAGGGCATTGTCATTACTGCTAGTAAGTCTCCTTTGCCCATTAGAACCACTTTAAAACAAACGGAAGAAGGGTTAGAAAAGGGCGCGATTTTATTACATGAAATAGCAGGAGGGAAGACTGTTGTATTGGCTGTAATTGGTGATATGACTTTAATTCCTGCTTTTGAAGCGGCAGCATTTTTAGAAACTGAAGGTATTGGGGTGAAGATTGTTTCTATTATCAATCCTCGTCGTTTATATCGTCCTCATGATACTGCTTGGGAGACTTGTTCTGAAGCTGATGGCGGTTTTTTAAGTGATGCGGATTTTGAGGATTTGTTTGGTGGAGATGCCTTAATTGGTGTGACAGGTGGCGCTGCGGCGATGTTAGAACCAATCATGTTACGCAGTAATTCTAAGCGTGATACTTTTGCCTGGAAGCGTGGGGAAACTACGGCTAGTGCGGGTGAGTTGATGGCTTTTAATGGTTTGACTGCGGAAGCGTTGACTAAGCGGGCTATTGAGTTGGTGCATTAA
- a CDS encoding GIY-YIG nuclease family protein, producing the protein MTEELRKRYLSIFRNKSQDLEAELEIERDLRKRAEQDLTIERNLRQRLKEELQFFETLVPLPKIIQCEDCKQAPIGEPGVVYFIYSVADPNCIKIGKTQNLPRRIKQLQTGNPSDLKLLGYIIGYTDIEKLYKRYYQQFRTQEGGKEWYRDARFRFKWIDD; encoded by the coding sequence ATGACCGAAGAATTAAGAAAAAGATACTTAAGTATTTTCCGTAATAAGAGCCAAGACTTAGAAGCAGAATTAGAAATAGAAAGAGATTTGAGAAAAAGAGCAGAGCAAGACCTTACAATAGAAAGAAATCTTAGACAAAGACTAAAAGAAGAACTTCAATTTTTTGAAACTCTTGTTCCATTACCAAAAATAATTCAGTGTGAAGATTGTAAACAAGCTCCTATAGGTGAACCTGGGGTAGTTTATTTTATTTATTCAGTAGCAGATCCTAACTGTATCAAAATTGGTAAAACTCAGAACTTGCCTCGGAGAATAAAACAGTTACAAACAGGAAATCCTAGTGATTTAAAACTTTTAGGATATATAATAGGTTATACAGATATTGAAAAGTTGTACAAACGATATTATCAACAATTTAGAACTCAGGAAGGTGGTAAAGAATGGTATAGGGATGCACGATTCAGATTTAAATGGATTGATGATTGA